One Alkaliphilus sp. B6464 genomic window carries:
- a CDS encoding DUF523 domain-containing protein: MILISACLLGANCKYNGKNNSKDEIIRYFNGKGIVPVCPEQLGGLSTPRLPAEIQGGDGKDVLNGRAKVIQNDSIDVTEDFVKGAYETLKIAKSLGITKAILQSRSPSCGVGKIYDGTFTGTLTEGDGVTTALLKTEGIEVYSDEDFLENLHQ, from the coding sequence ATGATATTAATTAGTGCTTGTTTATTGGGAGCCAATTGCAAATATAATGGTAAAAATAATTCTAAAGATGAAATAATTAGGTATTTTAATGGTAAAGGTATTGTTCCTGTTTGTCCTGAACAGTTGGGAGGTCTTTCAACTCCCCGTCTTCCAGCGGAAATTCAAGGGGGAGATGGAAAAGATGTACTTAATGGACGTGCCAAGGTAATACAAAATGATAGTATAGATGTAACTGAGGATTTTGTTAAAGGAGCCTATGAAACTTTAAAAATTGCTAAGAGCTTGGGAATCACAAAGGCAATTTTACAATCCAGAAGCCCTTCCTGTGGTGTAGGAAAAATTTACGATGGGACCTTTACTGGCACTTTAACCGAGGGTGATGGAGTAACAACGGCCCTACTAAAGACAGAGGGAATAGAAGTCTATAGCGATGAAGATTTTTTGGAAAATCTTCATCAATAG
- the argS gene encoding arginine--tRNA ligase, with amino-acid sequence MIDFKKKLSEVLGKNIPELNEEEILTMIEIPPNSEMGDFAFPCFRLAKVFRKAPNVIADDIAQNLDKEEFIKSVEAAGGYLNFFIDKQCFIKAVIEEVLLKKETYGSSLMGNGKNVIVEFSSPNIAKPFHIGHIRTTVIGNSLYKIYKFLGFNTITINHLGDYGTQFGKLIVAFKNWGDEEEVKAKPIPALLKLYVRFHEEAEKNPQLEDESREWFKKLEDGDEEATKLWEWFREVSLEEFSRVYNMLNIAFDSYAGESFYSDKMPGVVKTMEEKDILQKSNGADIVDLEGFGMPPALIRKRDGSTLYITRDLAAAIYRKETYDFYKNIYVVGSQQNLHFQQWKKILELMGYEWADDCVHVPFGMVSLEEGTMSTRKGRVVFLEDVLNKAVEQTREIINEKNPNIDNLDEIAAQVGIGAVVFQELSNNRIKDYTFTWDKVLNFEGETGPYVQYTHARASSVLRRAEINVDNNFKSELLVDDITLEVLKKVQQFPEVIKDAQRKNEPSIITRHIIDVAQAFNRFYHDHPILVEDEELKKARLAVVFVVKEVLSIGLGLLGIKAPERM; translated from the coding sequence ATGATTGATTTTAAGAAGAAACTAAGTGAAGTATTAGGAAAAAATATTCCAGAACTTAATGAAGAAGAAATTTTAACAATGATAGAGATTCCACCAAACTCTGAAATGGGTGATTTTGCATTTCCTTGCTTTAGATTGGCAAAGGTTTTCAGAAAAGCCCCAAATGTTATAGCCGATGATATTGCTCAAAATTTAGATAAAGAAGAATTTATAAAAAGTGTTGAAGCTGCTGGAGGCTATTTAAACTTTTTTATAGATAAACAATGTTTCATAAAGGCTGTTATTGAGGAAGTTTTACTTAAAAAGGAGACCTATGGTAGTAGTTTAATGGGTAATGGTAAAAATGTTATTGTAGAATTTTCTTCACCAAACATAGCGAAGCCTTTCCATATAGGTCATATTAGAACAACTGTAATAGGTAATTCCTTATATAAAATATACAAATTTTTAGGATTCAATACTATTACAATTAACCATTTAGGAGATTATGGAACTCAATTTGGAAAGTTAATTGTGGCCTTTAAAAATTGGGGAGACGAAGAAGAAGTAAAAGCTAAGCCAATACCTGCACTTCTTAAATTATATGTTCGATTCCATGAAGAGGCAGAGAAAAATCCGCAACTTGAGGATGAAAGTAGAGAATGGTTTAAGAAACTGGAAGATGGAGACGAAGAAGCTACAAAACTTTGGGAATGGTTTAGAGAAGTAAGCCTAGAAGAGTTTAGTAGAGTTTACAATATGTTAAACATTGCTTTTGATTCATATGCAGGAGAGAGTTTCTATTCAGATAAAATGCCAGGTGTAGTAAAAACCATGGAAGAAAAAGATATTCTGCAAAAATCTAACGGCGCTGATATAGTAGATCTAGAAGGGTTTGGAATGCCTCCTGCTTTAATTAGAAAGAGAGATGGTTCTACTTTATATATTACTAGAGACCTTGCAGCAGCAATTTATCGAAAAGAAACCTATGATTTCTATAAAAACATATATGTTGTTGGTTCGCAACAAAACCTTCACTTCCAGCAATGGAAAAAGATATTGGAGCTTATGGGATACGAGTGGGCGGATGATTGTGTACATGTACCATTTGGTATGGTAAGTCTTGAAGAAGGAACTATGTCTACAAGAAAAGGTAGAGTAGTGTTTTTAGAGGATGTACTAAATAAGGCAGTTGAACAAACTAGAGAAATTATAAATGAGAAGAATCCTAATATAGATAATCTTGATGAAATAGCTGCACAAGTAGGAATAGGGGCTGTTGTATTCCAAGAGTTATCCAATAATAGAATAAAAGACTATACATTTACTTGGGATAAAGTTTTAAACTTTGAAGGTGAAACTGGTCCATATGTGCAATATACCCATGCTAGAGCATCCAGTGTATTAAGAAGAGCAGAGATTAATGTAGATAATAACTTTAAATCAGAACTGCTAGTTGATGATATAACTTTAGAAGTGTTAAAAAAGGTTCAGCAATTCCCAGAGGTTATTAAAGATGCTCAAAGAAAAAATGAGCCATCTATTATCACAAGACATATTATTGATGTGGCACAAGCCTTTAATCGTTTCTATCATGATCATCCAATTTTAGTAGAAGATGAAGAATTAAAGAAAGCAAGATTGGCAGTAGTTTTTGTAGTTAAAGAAGTATTGAGTATAGGATTAGGTTTATTAGGAATTAAAGCACCAGAAAGAATGTAG
- a CDS encoding zinc dependent phospholipase C family protein → MLAQTHKIISEHVHQNIKEVLGVDLNKLSLIYGSIKPDIAYSLAKMDHFKPQSFNFVCNEINELSNYDFQSNKDFIKLLSTRIGITTHFISDFFCVPHNDRATYKNNFINHVKYENQLHKLFKTFDEKIEISKDYFNISNDCADSIKTLIDNLHGQYQRRGESLLNDTKSSIHVSSIVGLFIVYNALNNRMIKVA, encoded by the coding sequence TTGCTTGCTCAAACGCACAAAATTATTTCCGAGCATGTTCATCAAAATATTAAAGAGGTGCTTGGTGTGGATTTAAATAAACTCAGTTTAATTTACGGAAGTATAAAGCCAGATATCGCATATAGTTTGGCTAAAATGGATCATTTTAAACCACAGTCCTTTAATTTTGTTTGTAATGAAATCAATGAATTATCAAATTATGATTTCCAATCTAATAAGGACTTTATAAAGCTACTTTCAACTCGTATAGGCATAACAACGCATTTTATTTCTGACTTTTTTTGTGTTCCTCATAATGATCGTGCAACCTATAAAAATAATTTTATTAATCATGTAAAATACGAAAATCAACTTCACAAATTGTTTAAAACCTTCGATGAAAAAATTGAAATATCAAAGGACTATTTTAACATAAGTAATGATTGTGCTGATTCTATCAAAACGCTTATTGATAATCTACATGGACAATACCAGAGAAGAGGTGAAAGTCTTTTAAATGATACAAAAAGTTCCATACATGTTTCATCCATAGTTGGACTTTTCATAGTCTATAATGCATTAAATAATAGGATGATTAAAGTAGCATAA
- a CDS encoding B12-binding domain-containing radical SAM protein translates to MKVLLTALNAKYIHTNLAVRYLEKSVIDIIDTDDIKIKEFTINNSKDYIIREIYNYSPDILCFSCYIWNMDMIDYITRHIKKIMPEVMIVLGGPEVSFDTAILMEENDAIDIVVIGEGEDTFRQLMLALKNNDDYSLVEGIAFRAKGQIVFTESKKTLPSMESLPFPYTGESLDADKIVYYESSRGCPFNCQYCLSSSISGVRFLPIERVKNEIKYFIDQGVRQVKFVDRTFNAKKSYAMEIMNFILEYHRGKTNFHFEVTADLLDDDILTFLSTVPVGLFQFEIGVQSTNEKTLNIIDRHVDFGRLSEVVRRISQSKNIHQHLDLIVGLPEEDYFSFRKSFDDVFALRPEKLQIGFLKLLKGSGLRNRAGEYGYVYSDYPPYEVMETSWLSYGDIIRLKGLEEMVEIYWNSGIFNNSIELIINNFYSSSFKFFEELWKYWQAQGHHHISHSKNKLYEILAQFYSWNKFNGVEVFKEVLKLDFLKNTKSSFLPSIFNRVEIDGFKNKCHEFLQSTKNVKTYLPLYEDIPAKQIIKQVHFEPFNVDVTIIDRVKYKIDSIEEKQVIVLFDYQIESKALEDCKYYKIKFDE, encoded by the coding sequence ATGAAAGTATTACTAACAGCACTAAATGCTAAGTATATTCATACAAACTTAGCTGTACGTTATTTAGAAAAGTCAGTAATTGATATAATAGACACTGATGATATTAAAATAAAGGAGTTTACCATTAATAATAGTAAGGATTACATTATAAGAGAGATTTATAATTATAGTCCAGATATCCTCTGTTTCTCATGTTATATATGGAATATGGACATGATTGACTACATAACTAGACATATAAAAAAGATTATGCCAGAAGTAATGATAGTTTTAGGTGGGCCCGAGGTTTCTTTTGATACTGCTATCTTAATGGAAGAAAACGATGCAATTGATATTGTTGTTATTGGAGAAGGAGAGGATACATTTAGACAACTTATGTTAGCATTAAAGAATAATGATGATTATTCTTTAGTGGAAGGTATCGCTTTCAGAGCAAAAGGACAGATTGTGTTTACAGAGTCGAAAAAAACTCTACCTTCAATGGAAAGTTTACCATTTCCTTATACTGGAGAAAGTTTAGATGCAGATAAGATTGTTTATTATGAAAGCTCAAGAGGTTGCCCTTTTAACTGTCAGTATTGTCTATCATCATCCATCTCGGGGGTTAGATTTTTACCTATAGAACGAGTAAAAAATGAAATTAAATATTTTATTGATCAAGGAGTAAGACAAGTAAAATTTGTTGATAGAACATTCAATGCTAAAAAATCCTATGCAATGGAGATTATGAATTTCATTTTAGAATATCATAGAGGAAAAACAAATTTCCATTTTGAAGTTACTGCGGATCTTCTAGATGATGATATATTGACTTTTTTAAGCACAGTACCTGTAGGATTATTCCAGTTTGAAATAGGAGTACAATCTACTAATGAGAAGACACTTAATATTATCGATCGACATGTGGACTTTGGAAGGCTAAGTGAGGTTGTTAGAAGAATTTCACAAAGTAAAAACATACATCAGCACTTAGATTTAATAGTAGGGCTTCCTGAAGAAGATTATTTCTCTTTTAGAAAGTCATTTGATGATGTGTTCGCACTTAGACCTGAAAAACTTCAAATTGGATTTTTAAAATTACTTAAGGGTTCTGGTTTGAGAAACAGGGCTGGGGAATATGGATACGTCTATTCAGATTATCCACCATACGAGGTAATGGAAACCTCTTGGCTTTCATATGGTGATATAATTAGATTAAAGGGATTAGAAGAAATGGTGGAGATATATTGGAATTCAGGTATATTTAATAATAGTATAGAGCTTATTATTAACAATTTTTATTCAAGTAGCTTTAAATTTTTTGAGGAACTATGGAAGTACTGGCAAGCCCAAGGACATCATCATATTTCTCACAGTAAAAATAAATTATATGAAATACTTGCTCAATTTTATAGTTGGAACAAGTTTAATGGAGTTGAAGTATTTAAGGAGGTTCTAAAACTAGATTTCTTAAAAAATACAAAATCCTCTTTCTTGCCTTCTATATTTAACAGAGTAGAGATAGATGGATTCAAAAATAAATGTCATGAGTTTTTACAAAGTACTAAAAATGTAAAGACATACTTACCGCTTTATGAAGATATACCTGCTAAGCAGATTATAAAACAAGTGCATTTTGAGCCATTTAATGTGGATGTTACAATAATAGATAGGGTTAAATACAAAATTGACAGCATAGAAGAAAAACAGGTAATTGTTTTATTTGATTATCAGATAGAAAGCAAGGCATTGGAAGATTGTAAGTACTATAAAATAAAATTTGATGAATAA